Part of the Candidatus Binatia bacterium genome, CCGACCGAATCGGGATCGAGATCCTGGGCCCGCTTGAGATGCGGCAGCGCTTCTTGATAGCGCTCCTGCCTGATGAGGACCCGCGCCAGCTTGTTTAAAATAATAGGGGAACCTGGACTGGCCTGCAAGGCGCGGCGATACTCCTCGGTCGCGGCGGCGGCCCGGCCTCGCTCCAGAAGCTGGTCCGCGAGATGCGTGCGATTGCGCGCGACGGCGGACTGGATCTCCTTCAGCTCCACCGCCTCCTCCGCTTCTTTTTGCTGGTCGCCGACGACCTTGAGCTTCCTTACCCGGGTGCCTTCGATTTCTTTCAACTGCTTCGCCTTCAAAAACGCTTTCCATTCCGCTTCGAACGTCGCATACGGCTTCGCCGTGGTTTTTTCGATCGCCTCCGGCGTCGGCCTCGTTTTCAGCTCGGACATAAGCTCGCGGACCGCGGCGTCGCCCTTTCCGTGGACCAGGAAATCGACCGCCGACGCGGCCTCGGCGTAGGCGAGCTGCACCTGCTCCGGAGTCTCCAGATAAATCAGCGACGGCTCCATTTTTTTAAACCCGACGAAACTATTTTTCGCCAGCGCCTGGGCCAGCAACGTCTGGTTGGCCGGCGTGAGATAGTCCGCGGCGGCTCTGGATTTGTCGTGCCGCCACAAGGTTTCGTAGAAGCGCGCCGTGCCCTCGTGCAGCCAGATGGGCGCTTTGTTGTCCGAGAGCCCGACGATCACGTAGTGAAGGTACTCGTGGCTGAGCGAATCGAGCCAGCGATAGCCCTGCAAGAGCACTCGCGGAGAGATGGTCATGATCTTGTTGAACTTGCAGATGCCGACGGCCCCGGTCTCTTCGATATCGCGCCGCGAAAGCGTCGAGATCGCGTTGAACGCGACCGCATCCGGCGCTATCTCGACGCGCACCTTCGCCGGCGGGGTGTAGCCCAGCGCCTGGCCGAGAGCGCGGTGGCTTTTCTCCAAGGTATCGAGCGCGTACGGCGCCAGGATGCCGTCCTTCTGCTCGTCGAGATGGAGAATGAAATGCTCGCTCTCATAGCGCTTCATCTTGCCGACCCGGTCGCGGGTCTGCTGCGCCAAGAGCCGGAGCGCCTGGCGCCGCTCGTTGGCGGAGTCGATCGCCAATGCCTGCTCGATGTGGCGCAGCGCATCGTCGTAGCGGCCCTGGTAAAAGCTCAACTGCGAGGCGAGGTCGAGCGCCGGAGCGGAGCGGGGCGTCTCTTTGAGCAGCGCGGCGGAAATCGCCTCCGCCTCGGACACCTTCCAGGCGTCGAGATACTCCTGCGCCTGCTTGATGCGCGGGTTCTCCTCGGCGCTCCAGGCCAAGAAGGGAAGCGCGGCAAGAAGAAAAAAAGCGAGAGGGAAAAAAACTTTGAATTTCAAAGCGGGATTACTCTGAGAGATTTTTGAAATAGCTCTCGATCTGCTCTTTGTGCTGGCTCGGCACGCCCTGCTTGAGAGATTCGAGAATCTCCTCGCGGAAACTGCGCGGAACTTTGTAGTCCTCTTTGCCGGGCAGGCGGAATTTCTCCGTGTCGAGGCCGGTGATCCCGCCCTCGACGTCGAACTCCGGGAACTGCGGCATGCCCGGCAGCGGCACCAGCTCTCCGGAAGGCAGGAACCGGCCCATGCGGAAAAGGCGCGAGACCGGCATCCGGCCGAGCTGCCCGCGCTGCGCGAGCTGCTGCATGGATTGTTGCATCTGCTGCTGCGACTGCGAGAGCTGCTCGAGGGCCTGGCGCTCCGGCGGCACCGCGCCCTGCGAATCGAGCTCGCCGAGGCGTCCCTGCGCCTTGCCCATGGATGAGCCCGCTCCTTTGATGTTCTGGGTGATCTGCGGATCGAGCGACGGGAAGAGCTGAAAGAGCGATTCCAATTTTTCGTGCAGCTCCTCCGTGCGCTCTTTGAGCGTTCCCTGGCGCCGCTCGAGGTCGCGGAGGCCGGCGCGCTCCTCGTCTTTGAGCGCCGACGGCGGCAGGCGCAGCAGCGACTCCAGCTCGCCTTTGAGCCCCTTGAGGCTCGCCTCGGCCTGCTGTCCCTTGGCTTCCTGCTCCCGCGTGCGTTTCTTCGCCAGCTCCTTCCCGGCCATGCCCATGATCTCGTCGAAGCCGGAGAAGTCTTTTTTCAACAGCCGCCCGATCATTTCTTTCACCAGATTGTTCACCGTCGCTTCGTCCAGGGCGTCCTCGCTCGGCTTGCCGCCGCCCTCGATGTCGGGGAACATCTCGGCGAGACGGGAAAGCTCCTGGTTCGCCTTCGACATGAAGCGTTCGAGTTTTTCCTTGAGAACGGCTTCGCGTTCGGCGAGCGTCTTCTTGTTGACGCTCTCGGTCTCGACCAGCAGCTCTTGCTGCTCGCGGGCGATCTGTTGCAGCTCGTTGGCCGAGCGCATCATCTCGCCTTGCATGCGGCCCATGCTCGAAGACATCGCCGACTGTTGCCCCGCCTGGAGCGCCGCCAGCATCGAGGCCATCTGGTTGAACAGCTCGCGCGCGAGCTGCATGGCGCCTTCGATGTCGCCCGCCGCGAGCTTCTTCCGGATCGCTTCCATGGCGGAGAACATGTCGCCGAAGTTGAGGCCGCGCATCGCTTCGCTGTTCATGAAGTCGTCCGGCAGGCGCATAGCGAACTGCGACAGCGCCTGCTGCAGCGCGCTCAGTTGCTTGGCCATCTCGGAAAGCTGTTTCAGCACCGCGTCGAGATTCTTGTCGCCGCTGCGGAGTTTTTCCAGCGCGTCCATGAACCGCTCCTGGCCCTTCATCAGATCGCGGGCCGAGCCGGCGAGCTCTTCGGCCTTGAGCCGCTTGCCGATCTCCTCCGAGAGCAGCGACATCCGCTCCAATTCGGTGGAGATGTCGTCGCGCGCCTTTTCTTTTTCCTCTCCGGTCGCCTGCTCCTGGCGCCTGAGCAGGTCGTTCTTGGTGAATTCGAGGTTGCGCTTGAGCGCTTCGAGATCGGACCAGGTCGCGAAATCGGTCAGGCGGTCCTTCTCGCTCCGCTGCATGACCTGTTCGACGGTTTTCACCATCTCGCCGAGCTTGTTCTCGAAGTTTTTGTCGTGGTCGGCTTCCGGAGCCGCCGCCTGCTTCTCTCCCGCAGGCTTTTCCAAATGGTCGGCCAGGAGATCGACCATGCGGCCGGACAAGTCGCGGATCATGTCGGCGACCTGCTTGTGCTCGCCGCGGAGGTTCTTGAGCCTGAGTCTCAGCGCGCGCGAGATGCCGATCTTAGGGCCGGAGATGGTATCGTTGTCCTGGACTTCGAAGTTGTAAACGACCTCGTCTCCCTCGCGAAGGCCGAGCCTCCCCAGGTCCCAGTCGAACCGCTGTCTGGGGATCAGTTTTTTGGCGCCGTCGAGCTTGATGGAAATCTTTTCCTGGCGCTCGCCGATCTTGATGGACAGCGCCGCTTCCTGAATGCCGAAGTCGTCGCGCGCGCTGAATTCCAGCGGCAACTTTTCATCCCCATTGACATCGAGGTCTTCGCCAGGCTGCAATAATTCGACCGTCGGAAAGCCGTCCGGGCGGACGCGGATCTCGTATAAAATGGGCTGGTTGCCGAAGCCGAGCGCATCCTCCACCTGGATCTGGTAGCGCTGCGATTGAAACATGACGAGATTCGCCTGCAGCTTTCTTCCGTCTATTCTGAGCGGGACTTCTTTCGCTCCGTCGAGCAGCAGCTTGGCTTTGATAACGTCTTTGCTGGTCGCCGCCTCCAGGCGGATCGTCGAGCCTCTGAGGCCGTCGATGTTTCCGCCCTGAATCGTCTCGGTAGGCAGGCCGGCGTAGTGCGGCGGATACAGTGTGGCGCTAAGGTTGCCGATCTCGGGCGGATCGATCGCTTCCAGCGTGTAGCGCGGAGATGAAAAGCCGCCGGCGACGGCGCGGTAAGACACGGTGCCTTTGACGTCGTTCAACGTGGCGGTGAATTTTCCTCCGCCGAGCGCCTCCATTGAAATTCTTTCCTCCGCGGCGTCGGCGCCCGAGGCGAGCAGGAGGTCCATCGATTTCGGAATCGCGCCCGCCGCCGCGGCCCTGAGCGTCACGGCGGAGCCGCGCGCGACGCGGATCCCTTTCGGCGCAAGGTCGATCCTAATCTCCGACGGCGGGATGTCTTTCAGAGGATGGGCGAGGAGACTGAACGTGTCGCTCAACGAAGACGGATCGAACAGGACAACGGCGAGAACCGGGACGAACAAAATTCCCAAGAGCCGGCCTTTCGCCCTGACGGGCGCGGCGTTGACCAGCTCTTCGGCGCGCAGCGAGTGGAGCTGCCGGCGGGTGGCGCGCAAAAGGGCCAGCACCATCGAGGCGGAAATTTCGGCGGGCCTGTTCTCGCCCGCGATCTGCGGATAAAGCTGGAGCGAATTGATCAAGTTGTTTCTAAGATGCGGGCATTTCTTTTCGATATAGAGAGCCGCCCATTCGTCGGAGGCGCGCTGCCAGAGCTGAAACAGCGTCCAGCCCAAAGGCAGGATCAAAAGAGCCGCGGCGAGCAGGCAATAAATGACGGGCGCGTAGGGAAAGAAGGCTTTGATCTCCCGGACCGCCAGGCCGAGCGAGAACAGCAGGACCAGGCAGATCCCGATGAGGCAGAGTCCTTCCAGGCCCTTGACGGCGCGGAAGCGGCGGATGAAGCGCTGGAGAAAAGAGGCTAATTCGCTGTACTCTTCCTGGCCCATGTTGCAGTGTGCTCATCTTACTATTCCAACTCTGCCTTGTCCATGCTCGGGTAATGGTTCAACAACGGTTCTTTGTAGGGGCAGGCCCCTGTGCCTGCCCTTTTTTTCGGGCGACCACGGGGGGTCGCCCCTACAAAATTTTATCTTCGGAGCCATGCAGCGATCATTGGCAAGCCGGCTTTTGTTATGGTATGCAAATGGTTCAATCGTGAGACGAAAACAAATTAGGAAAGGAATATCGCAGGATGTTTGAACCATCTACCGAGGAATATTATCTCCACGAGGAATATGAAGACGACGAGAACGAAGGCGGCATGCCGATGGACGAAGACCACCCAATGTGGCGCTCGGAGCGCATATCGCTCACGTCCGTCGGGATCGACATCGGCTCCTCCACGTCGCATCTGATTTTTTCGCGCCTGCTTTTAAGGCGCCAGGGCATCGCGCTTTCCAGCCGCTTCGTCGTGGTCAAGCGAGAGGTTCTCCACGAGTCGCCGATCCTGCTGACGCCCTATATAGACAAGACCACGATCGACACCGACAAGCTCGGCGATTTCATCCACGAGGCCTATCAAAGGGCCGGCTTGACGCCGAAGGACATCGACACCGGCGCGGTCATCGTGACCGGCGAAGCGGCCAAGAAGAAAAACGCCGAGGCGATCTCGGCGCTGTTCTCCGCCCAGGCGGGAAAATTTGTCTGCGCCACCGCCGGACACAATCTGGAGGCGATCCTCGCGGCCTACGGCTCGGGCGCGGTGCATCTGACAATGCACGAGGGAAATAATTACACCGTGATGAACGTGGACCTCGGCGGCGGCACGAGCAAAATCGCCATCACGCAAAACGGCAAGGTGATCGACACCTGCGCCGTGGAAGTCGGCGCGCGCCTGGTCGCGATGGACGAGCAGGGCAAGATCAACCGTCTGGAAGACACGGGGGTCAAGATCGGCAACCAGGCCGGCATCAAGCTCGCGCTGGGACAGACGATGAAAGACGACGAGAAGGAGAAAATGGCGGCCCTTCTCTGCGACTCGCTCTTCGAAGTGGTGGAGCGCGGCGCGCTTTCTCCTTTCGTCAAGAGCCTGCTGCTGACCCCGGAGCTCGATTATACGGACCGGGTTGACGCGCTGATGTTTTCCGGCGGCGTCTCCGAGTACGTCTACGGCTTGGAGAAGAGAAATCTCGGAGACCTGGGCAATCAAATGGGGCGGCGGGTGCGCGAGCGGGCGGAAAAGCTGGCGGCGAAGATACCGTTGAAGCCCGCCGACGTCCGCATCCGGGCAACGGTCATCGGCGCGTCGCAATACACCGTCCAGGTGAGCGGCAATACCATCTACCTATCGCACGGCGAGCTTCTGCCGCTGAGAAATCTCCAGGTCGTGACGCCGCATTTCCACCAGCACGAGCCGCTTCAGCCGGCGGTGGTGAAAGAGGCGGTGCTGCGGTCGCTGCAGCGCTTCGACATCAACGACGGCGAGCGGCCGGCGGCGCTGGCTATTCACTGGGAGCTCGGCCCGTCCTATCCGCTGATTCGCAATCTGGCCCAGGGAGTGGCGGAGGCGATGAAGGACCACGTGGACAGGGGACAGCCGTTGGTGCTGGTCTTCGACGCCGATATCGCCAAGCTTGTCGGCAACATCCTCGAAAGAGAGCTATTGCCGGGCGCCGGTATCATCTCGATCGACGGCATCGATCTCAAAGATTTCGACTTCATCGATATCGGCGAGGAGCTTCCCGACGCCCGCGCCGTTCCGGTGGTGATCAAGTCGCTGATCTTCCGCCACACGGAGCACGGGCGGGGACACGTGCATCATCACGACGACCACGATCATGAACACTAAAAAAGTGCTGAGCGATGAGTGCTGAGGACTGAGCAAGGGAGTTCGAGCAGTTACTCAGCACTCGGCCCTCAGCGTTAAAACGCATGCGCGAAATCCTTCCTGGAATCTTCACCTGGCCCTGGTTCTCCGAGCCGCACGGCTACAACTTCAACGGCTATCTCGTTCTTCACCCTGAAGGCAATCTCTGCGTCGATCCGGTCGAGCCGGGCGGAGAGGACCTGGAAGAGCTGGCCCGCCGCGGCGTCTCGCGTATTCTCCTCACCAACCGCAATCACTCGCGCGCCGCGAATAAAATCCGCGCCCGCACCGGGGCGCGCACGGCGATCCACCCCGCCGATGCGCCGCATGCGCGCGGCCAGGGAACCGAGCTGGATGACGAGCTTAAAGTGGGCGCGAAGGCGGGGCCGTTCGTTGTGGTCGGAGCGCATGGCAAATCTGCCGGAGAAATCGCGCTTCACTGGCCCGAGCGGAGTATTCTTATCGTCGGCGACGCCGTCATCGGCAATCCTCCGGGACACTGCGGGCTTCTCCCTGAAAGGGTCATGGACGATCCGGCGCGCCTGCGCGAAAGCGTGGAAGCGCTGCTGGTCCTGGATTTCGACGCGCTTTTGACGGGAGACGGAGAGCCGATACTGAAAGGCGCCAAGGCGCGACTACAAGAACTCGTCGCCAAATTTCCCGCCTGACAGACCCGCCACAAAGGGCCAGTCACCATCCGACCGCTGCGCGTCTCTCTCCGGGCCAATGCAGTTTCACCACCCGTTCGCGTCAATCCTTCTTTCAGATCATCGCTTAGGCCGTAAGCTCGGCCATTTTCCGGCATTCGCAGGAACGTTTACCCCGACCGCCAACTAGTGTATTATAGGCGCTGATTGCGGAGGCGTTTATGGATATAACGAAGTTGCTTGCCTTTGGCGTCGAGCAAAGCGCGTCGGACTGCCACTTGAGCTCGGGCGAGCCGCCAATGATGCGCATCCACGGCGATCTGAAAAAACTCGACCATCCGGCTCTGACGAAAGAAGAAGTCCACAGCATGGTTTACGACATCATGAACGACGCGCTGCGCAAGACCTTCGAAGCGACGCGCGAAGTGGACTTTTCCTTCGAGCTGGGCGATATCGCCCGCTTCCGGGTGAACGTCTTCATGCAGCGGAAGGGCGAGGGCGCCGTGTTTCGCACCATCCCATCGAAGATTCTCACGCTCGAGCAGCTCGGCATGCCAGCGATCTTGAAGCAAATCTGCGAAAAAGAAAAAGGGCTGGTGCTCGTCACCGGACCGACGGGCTCCGGGAAGTCGACGACGCTGGCCGCGATGATCGACCATCTCAACAACGACTTCGAAGGCCACATCCTCACCGTCGAAGACCCGATCGAGTTTGTGCACCCATCCAAGAAATGCCTGGTGAATCAAAGAGAGCTGGGTTTCCACACCCATTCGTTCGCCAACGCGCTGAGAGCGGCGCTGCGCGAGGAT contains:
- a CDS encoding tetratricopeptide repeat protein, with product MKFKVFFPLAFFLLAALPFLAWSAEENPRIKQAQEYLDAWKVSEAEAISAALLKETPRSAPALDLASQLSFYQGRYDDALRHIEQALAIDSANERRQALRLLAQQTRDRVGKMKRYESEHFILHLDEQKDGILAPYALDTLEKSHRALGQALGYTPPAKVRVEIAPDAVAFNAISTLSRRDIEETGAVGICKFNKIMTISPRVLLQGYRWLDSLSHEYLHYVIVGLSDNKAPIWLHEGTARFYETLWRHDKSRAAADYLTPANQTLLAQALAKNSFVGFKKMEPSLIYLETPEQVQLAYAEAASAVDFLVHGKGDAAVRELMSELKTRPTPEAIEKTTAKPYATFEAEWKAFLKAKQLKEIEGTRVRKLKVVGDQQKEAEEAVELKEIQSAVARNRTHLADQLLERGRAAAATEEYRRALQASPGSPIILNKLARVLIRQERYQEALPHLKRAQDLDPDSVGTYVQLGRLRHASKEFAAAKADLEEALQINPFNPEIHRLLSEVYGALGEQEQAKKARATLERLMKR
- a CDS encoding DUF4175 family protein, with protein sequence MGQEEYSELASFLQRFIRRFRAVKGLEGLCLIGICLVLLFSLGLAVREIKAFFPYAPVIYCLLAAALLILPLGWTLFQLWQRASDEWAALYIEKKCPHLRNNLINSLQLYPQIAGENRPAEISASMVLALLRATRRQLHSLRAEELVNAAPVRAKGRLLGILFVPVLAVVLFDPSSLSDTFSLLAHPLKDIPPSEIRIDLAPKGIRVARGSAVTLRAAAAGAIPKSMDLLLASGADAAEERISMEALGGGKFTATLNDVKGTVSYRAVAGGFSSPRYTLEAIDPPEIGNLSATLYPPHYAGLPTETIQGGNIDGLRGSTIRLEAATSKDVIKAKLLLDGAKEVPLRIDGRKLQANLVMFQSQRYQIQVEDALGFGNQPILYEIRVRPDGFPTVELLQPGEDLDVNGDEKLPLEFSARDDFGIQEAALSIKIGERQEKISIKLDGAKKLIPRQRFDWDLGRLGLREGDEVVYNFEVQDNDTISGPKIGISRALRLRLKNLRGEHKQVADMIRDLSGRMVDLLADHLEKPAGEKQAAAPEADHDKNFENKLGEMVKTVEQVMQRSEKDRLTDFATWSDLEALKRNLEFTKNDLLRRQEQATGEEKEKARDDISTELERMSLLSEEIGKRLKAEELAGSARDLMKGQERFMDALEKLRSGDKNLDAVLKQLSEMAKQLSALQQALSQFAMRLPDDFMNSEAMRGLNFGDMFSAMEAIRKKLAAGDIEGAMQLARELFNQMASMLAALQAGQQSAMSSSMGRMQGEMMRSANELQQIAREQQELLVETESVNKKTLAEREAVLKEKLERFMSKANQELSRLAEMFPDIEGGGKPSEDALDEATVNNLVKEMIGRLLKKDFSGFDEIMGMAGKELAKKRTREQEAKGQQAEASLKGLKGELESLLRLPPSALKDEERAGLRDLERRQGTLKERTEELHEKLESLFQLFPSLDPQITQNIKGAGSSMGKAQGRLGELDSQGAVPPERQALEQLSQSQQQMQQSMQQLAQRGQLGRMPVSRLFRMGRFLPSGELVPLPGMPQFPEFDVEGGITGLDTEKFRLPGKEDYKVPRSFREEILESLKQGVPSQHKEQIESYFKNLSE
- a CDS encoding ethanolamine ammonia-lyase reactivating factor EutA gives rise to the protein MFEPSTEEYYLHEEYEDDENEGGMPMDEDHPMWRSERISLTSVGIDIGSSTSHLIFSRLLLRRQGIALSSRFVVVKREVLHESPILLTPYIDKTTIDTDKLGDFIHEAYQRAGLTPKDIDTGAVIVTGEAAKKKNAEAISALFSAQAGKFVCATAGHNLEAILAAYGSGAVHLTMHEGNNYTVMNVDLGGGTSKIAITQNGKVIDTCAVEVGARLVAMDEQGKINRLEDTGVKIGNQAGIKLALGQTMKDDEKEKMAALLCDSLFEVVERGALSPFVKSLLLTPELDYTDRVDALMFSGGVSEYVYGLEKRNLGDLGNQMGRRVRERAEKLAAKIPLKPADVRIRATVIGASQYTVQVSGNTIYLSHGELLPLRNLQVVTPHFHQHEPLQPAVVKEAVLRSLQRFDINDGERPAALAIHWELGPSYPLIRNLAQGVAEAMKDHVDRGQPLVLVFDADIAKLVGNILERELLPGAGIISIDGIDLKDFDFIDIGEELPDARAVPVVIKSLIFRHTEHGRGHVHHHDDHDHEH
- a CDS encoding MBL fold metallo-hydrolase is translated as MREILPGIFTWPWFSEPHGYNFNGYLVLHPEGNLCVDPVEPGGEDLEELARRGVSRILLTNRNHSRAANKIRARTGARTAIHPADAPHARGQGTELDDELKVGAKAGPFVVVGAHGKSAGEIALHWPERSILIVGDAVIGNPPGHCGLLPERVMDDPARLRESVEALLVLDFDALLTGDGEPILKGAKARLQELVAKFPA
- a CDS encoding type IV pilus twitching motility protein PilT produces the protein MDITKLLAFGVEQSASDCHLSSGEPPMMRIHGDLKKLDHPALTKEEVHSMVYDIMNDALRKTFEATREVDFSFELGDIARFRVNVFMQRKGEGAVFRTIPSKILTLEQLGMPAILKQICEKEKGLVLVTGPTGSGKSTTLAAMIDHLNNDFEGHILTVEDPIEFVHPSKKCLVNQRELGFHTHSFANALRAALREDPDIILVGEMRDLETIQLALTAAETGHLVLGTLHTSSAPKTVDRVIDVFPPTQQSQIRSQFAESIEAVITQTLLKKKGGNGRLAALEIMTGTTAIRNLIREGKIHQIPGTMQVSQKDGMQTMDMALVDLVSRGLVTQEEAQAKSMTPNLFGAGAFGVGGTAARGRAL